A stretch of Chelativorans sp. AA-79 DNA encodes these proteins:
- a CDS encoding CerR family C-terminal domain-containing protein has product MQTRPHHAGASEQTRQALIRAALELFGGKGFDGTSTREIAAKAKANIASITYHFGGKEGLRNACADFIVETIAGAAARAFPSDGRDPVNAADPDTAAEELRVALETMAIFLMSRPEMSSIVQFILREMAHPTSALDRIYTGVVEPVHRHLCRLWEAATGEPAEEETTRITVFTLIGQVLYFRIGREVVMRRMTWKAVGPRESALTASAVINNLNAMLRQHRGA; this is encoded by the coding sequence ATGCAAACCCGACCCCATCACGCCGGCGCTTCCGAGCAGACACGGCAGGCGTTGATCCGCGCCGCACTGGAGCTATTCGGCGGCAAGGGCTTTGACGGTACCTCGACCCGCGAAATCGCCGCCAAAGCGAAAGCCAATATCGCCAGCATCACCTATCATTTCGGCGGCAAGGAAGGCCTCCGGAATGCCTGCGCGGACTTCATCGTCGAGACGATCGCAGGCGCCGCCGCACGCGCATTCCCCTCCGACGGTCGTGACCCGGTCAACGCCGCTGACCCGGACACTGCAGCCGAGGAATTGCGCGTGGCGCTGGAAACCATGGCCATTTTCTTAATGAGTCGCCCGGAAATGTCGTCGATTGTCCAGTTCATACTCCGCGAGATGGCGCATCCGACTTCCGCGCTGGACCGAATCTATACAGGCGTCGTAGAACCGGTTCACCGTCACCTGTGCCGGTTGTGGGAAGCGGCGACGGGCGAGCCCGCCGAGGAAGAGACAACACGCATCACCGTCTTCACTCTGATAGGCCAGGTGCTCTATTTTCGTATCGGTCGCGAGGTGGTGATGCGGCGGATGACCTGGAAGGCGGTCGGTCCCCGAGAGTCAGCTCTAACCGCGTCCGCCGTCATAAACAACCTCAATGCAATGTTACGGCAACATAGGGGAGCGTAG
- a CDS encoding tripartite tricarboxylate transporter permease: MLYLLQEGLPLFFNFQAVLLTTLGIVGGLVIGVLPGLGPLMGIVLLLPLAFHLPPIPAMGMLIAIYIGGSAGGSISAVLLRIPGTPLAAATLFDGFPMAQKGRAQDAVGLAMSSSALGGLIAGLVLVFLSPLLAKFALRFAPPEYFAMAVLGVLTIALVSEGSALKGLLAGGLGLFLSMIGTDEFTNAYRFTFGDFRLSSGPHLVAVVVGLFALSEIFFQIEAGGYLDKPKVQRLRVSFAALRILIRHKLNLIRSSLIGTFFGAIPGAGGDVSAFISYATAKKLARPGEKYGEGAEGGVVATESANNGCCGGALIPTLSLGIPGDASTAVLMGALILLGFFPGPDLFRDHPDVAGGIFIAYLMANITLLVMGALLAPLFGSVLKVPKAWLLPAVLLLSTLGTYSLQNSTFDLWVMLVFGGIGYVMRRAGYPLAPLIIGMILGGIMESNLRRSLLISQDGLMIFLDRPISVAILAIDLILFLSIVYSIVRSSRKTEDREAAVPKQAASSTAEMRSGAGKS; the protein is encoded by the coding sequence ATGTTGTACCTGCTCCAGGAGGGGTTGCCTCTCTTCTTTAATTTCCAGGCGGTTCTACTGACCACCTTGGGCATCGTCGGCGGCCTCGTCATCGGCGTCCTACCCGGTCTTGGGCCGCTGATGGGCATCGTGCTGCTTCTACCCTTAGCGTTTCACCTGCCGCCCATTCCGGCCATGGGCATGCTCATCGCCATTTATATCGGCGGGTCGGCGGGCGGCTCCATTTCAGCCGTTCTGCTCAGGATACCCGGCACGCCGCTTGCGGCCGCCACGCTCTTCGACGGCTTTCCCATGGCGCAGAAGGGGCGGGCACAGGATGCCGTTGGGCTGGCGATGAGCTCCTCGGCGCTCGGCGGCCTCATCGCAGGCCTGGTGCTCGTTTTCCTTTCGCCGCTTCTGGCCAAGTTTGCGCTGCGCTTCGCGCCGCCCGAGTATTTCGCCATGGCGGTCCTTGGCGTGCTCACCATCGCTCTCGTGTCGGAGGGATCCGCGCTGAAGGGCCTGCTCGCAGGCGGCCTGGGCCTATTCCTGTCGATGATCGGTACGGACGAGTTCACCAACGCCTACCGGTTCACCTTCGGTGACTTCCGACTTTCCAGCGGGCCGCATCTGGTGGCCGTGGTGGTCGGTCTCTTCGCCCTTTCAGAGATATTCTTCCAGATCGAAGCAGGCGGCTATCTCGACAAGCCAAAGGTCCAGCGCCTGCGGGTTTCGTTTGCCGCGCTTCGCATTTTGATCCGGCACAAGCTCAATCTGATCCGCTCGTCGCTGATCGGCACATTCTTCGGCGCCATTCCCGGCGCTGGAGGCGATGTGAGTGCCTTCATCTCCTATGCAACCGCCAAGAAACTGGCCCGGCCCGGCGAAAAATATGGCGAGGGCGCGGAGGGTGGGGTCGTGGCCACCGAATCCGCCAATAATGGCTGCTGTGGCGGCGCGCTCATCCCCACGCTGTCCTTGGGAATTCCCGGCGATGCCTCGACCGCCGTGCTCATGGGCGCGTTGATCCTGCTCGGCTTCTTTCCAGGGCCTGATCTCTTTCGCGACCACCCCGATGTCGCGGGCGGCATCTTCATCGCGTATCTGATGGCAAACATCACGCTGCTCGTGATGGGTGCGCTTCTCGCACCACTCTTCGGATCGGTGCTCAAGGTTCCAAAGGCCTGGCTGTTGCCAGCCGTTCTTCTGCTTTCAACACTCGGCACCTATTCGCTCCAGAATTCGACTTTCGATCTGTGGGTGATGCTGGTCTTCGGTGGCATCGGATACGTGATGCGGCGTGCCGGGTATCCGCTCGCTCCCCTCATCATAGGTATGATCCTGGGAGGCATCATGGAGAGCAACCTGCGGCGCTCGCTCCTGATTTCCCAGGATGGACTCATGATTTTCCTCGATCGTCCGATCTCCGTGGCCATACTTGCGATCGATCTCATTCTCTTCCTGTCCATCGTATATTCGATCGTCAGATCATCACGCAAAACGGAAGACCGTGAGGCGGCGGTGCCCAAGCAGGCGGCGTCATCCACGGCAGAAATGCGGTCAGGTGCCGGAAAGTCATGA
- a CDS encoding universal stress protein, giving the protein MLIVPNSWTSDSVGTRILIAWNASKEARRAATDASPLLSEAELVKILVVDPNRNPGRHGEEPGANIALHLARHGAPVDVEQLESDGASIADAVVNAAIRHNADLIVMGAYSHGRSRQLLFGSVTRAVLKNTTVPVLISH; this is encoded by the coding sequence ATGCTGATTGTGCCGAATAGCTGGACGTCGGACAGCGTTGGCACCCGCATCCTGATTGCGTGGAATGCCAGCAAGGAAGCGCGCAGGGCCGCCACAGATGCGTCGCCGCTCCTCTCAGAGGCCGAACTCGTCAAAATACTCGTTGTCGATCCAAACAGAAATCCCGGCCGGCATGGAGAAGAACCCGGCGCCAACATCGCTCTCCATCTGGCACGCCATGGAGCCCCGGTGGACGTTGAACAACTTGAGTCCGACGGCGCATCTATCGCCGACGCCGTCGTGAATGCCGCCATTCGTCACAATGCCGACCTGATTGTCATGGGTGCTTACAGTCACGGTCGCTCCAGGCAGTTGCTCTTCGGAAGCGTGACCCGGGCGGTTCTGAAAAATACGACGGTTCCAGTGCTGATATCGCACTGA
- a CDS encoding LysR family transcriptional regulator, giving the protein MNDEYGRFLAVAEHRSISAAAQVLNLSQPALSRTISLLEERYGTPLFERTSQGVELTEAGKTLFLYASRAVRAIQSAQEEIGHALRLKRRTLRICCGDSWGYGILPRILNDFGSEVPEVSIQVDLLEHDERLRGLDTRNYDVACGVISPEMLDSGRYCFEPLVRAPYDVYCDRDHPLLKQGAPTEADLLAYPWLNHKFEYDYDPSSALRTARVFAHRSNAMMHAIETLRGSQMLMSTAKSMAPLFARFGVVRLMEDPESPIFVSGIILAQESGPNQLLSRLVNRVRTFCRDNRKKFE; this is encoded by the coding sequence ATGAACGATGAATACGGCCGCTTCCTGGCGGTTGCCGAGCACCGCAGCATTTCGGCGGCGGCACAGGTCCTAAACCTCTCCCAGCCCGCCCTGTCGCGCACGATCTCACTTCTTGAGGAGCGCTACGGCACTCCGCTTTTCGAGCGGACCTCCCAAGGGGTGGAACTCACTGAGGCGGGCAAGACCCTGTTTCTCTACGCGAGCCGGGCTGTGCGGGCGATCCAGAGTGCGCAGGAGGAGATCGGGCATGCGCTCCGTCTGAAGCGACGGACATTGCGGATATGCTGCGGAGATAGCTGGGGCTATGGCATCCTGCCGCGAATATTGAACGATTTCGGGAGTGAAGTACCGGAAGTATCCATCCAGGTCGACCTGCTGGAGCACGACGAGCGGTTACGCGGTCTCGACACCCGAAACTACGACGTGGCTTGCGGCGTGATCTCCCCCGAAATGCTCGACAGCGGGCGCTACTGTTTCGAGCCGCTCGTGCGGGCTCCCTACGACGTTTACTGTGACAGGGATCATCCTCTGCTGAAGCAGGGGGCACCGACGGAGGCTGACCTGCTGGCCTATCCTTGGCTCAATCACAAGTTCGAGTATGACTATGATCCGAGTTCCGCCCTGCGCACTGCACGCGTCTTCGCACATCGCAGCAACGCCATGATGCACGCGATCGAGACATTGCGTGGCTCGCAGATGTTGATGTCGACGGCGAAGTCGATGGCACCGCTCTTTGCGCGTTTCGGTGTTGTTCGTCTGATGGAAGATCCCGAAAGCCCGATCTTCGTCTCGGGCATCATTCTCGCGCAAGAGAGCGGGCCGAACCAACTGCTGTCTCGGTTGGTGAATCGCGTGCGCACATTCTGCCGCGACAATCGCAAAAAATTCGAGTGA
- a CDS encoding universal stress protein, protein MAYKDIIVFIDASSASMHRLRIAADLARRSMAHLIGIYVVPDNIDHHSHDGFARGQRAVREVLECHRSSQERAVLQAGRQFADLVGDRGFQAELRLVWNTESDRNILLNSFYADLVIVGQNRAAWVARTLASRASSACDRRSDADCAE, encoded by the coding sequence ATGGCATACAAGGATATAATCGTCTTCATCGATGCATCATCAGCAAGCATGCACCGGCTTCGCATTGCGGCTGATCTCGCGCGGCGGAGCATGGCTCATCTGATCGGCATCTACGTCGTCCCGGACAACATCGATCATCATTCACACGATGGCTTTGCCCGTGGCCAGCGGGCTGTCCGGGAGGTACTCGAATGTCACCGTTCGTCGCAGGAACGGGCCGTTTTGCAAGCGGGGCGGCAATTTGCCGATCTGGTGGGTGATAGAGGTTTTCAGGCAGAGTTGCGGCTGGTATGGAATACAGAGAGTGACCGGAATATTCTTCTCAATTCTTTCTATGCTGATCTGGTGATCGTAGGTCAAAACAGAGCCGCGTGGGTTGCCAGAACATTGGCTTCCCGAGCATCTTCTGCTTGCGACCGGCGTTCCGATGCTGATTGTGCCGAATAG
- a CDS encoding DHA2 family efflux MFS transporter permease subunit — MSSIDNLFDRYGPAYRWLATGTVMIAAIAVVLSTTIVNVAIPGVMGTFGISQVEAQWISTGFLAAMTATMLLADWANRAFGQRLSMITALVVFAAGSVLGGLAPNETVLTIARVIQGAAAGIVQPLAMVLLFQVFPANQRGAAMGIFGIGVVLAPALGPWIGGILIDAFNWRYVFYLGLPFAALAIVLSNLFLPSRVERGPRPGFDWTGMILLCVFLGFLLNALTNAQREGWTSDPILAQFAIAALAASGFVLWEIRTEKPMLDMRLFAQLPFASACLVGFIMGAGLFGSTYLVPLFVQTIQGLTPTQAGLLLMPSGFVLVLVFPIAGRMSDRLPSGWLIGSGLAIFAYSSYLTSDIDINTSFWTLAWLTVLSRVGLGLIFPSLTASSLKVLPAKLVAQGSGAINFIRQLGGAFGVNLLAVFLERRTVMHADAFAATQTSDNTATISLLNQVAGMVKAAGIPDFQQLPAAMSFLAQSIAIQANTAAFRDGFIVVAIVFSIALLPTWLLYRAETRHKLDAHSAPVGATD; from the coding sequence ATGTCGTCGATCGATAATCTCTTCGACCGTTATGGTCCGGCCTACCGTTGGCTGGCGACGGGAACCGTGATGATCGCCGCGATTGCGGTCGTGCTCTCGACCACGATCGTCAATGTCGCAATTCCCGGGGTCATGGGGACGTTCGGCATCAGCCAGGTCGAGGCGCAATGGATTTCGACCGGATTTCTCGCCGCGATGACGGCGACGATGCTGCTGGCCGACTGGGCCAACAGGGCCTTCGGCCAACGGCTAAGCATGATCACAGCGCTCGTCGTGTTCGCTGCGGGATCGGTCCTGGGCGGGCTTGCTCCCAACGAAACCGTGCTGACCATTGCGCGGGTGATCCAGGGGGCGGCCGCCGGAATCGTACAGCCACTTGCAATGGTTTTGCTTTTTCAGGTCTTTCCTGCGAACCAGCGCGGCGCCGCCATGGGGATTTTCGGCATTGGCGTCGTGCTCGCACCGGCGCTCGGCCCGTGGATCGGCGGAATCCTGATCGATGCGTTCAACTGGCGGTATGTCTTTTATCTCGGTCTTCCCTTTGCCGCGCTAGCCATTGTCCTGTCGAACCTTTTTCTGCCGTCGCGGGTCGAAAGAGGGCCGCGCCCGGGATTCGACTGGACCGGCATGATCCTTCTTTGCGTCTTTCTCGGTTTTCTGTTGAACGCACTGACCAACGCCCAGCGCGAGGGCTGGACCTCGGATCCGATCCTGGCGCAGTTCGCGATTGCCGCGCTTGCAGCGTCGGGGTTCGTTCTTTGGGAGATCAGGACCGAGAAGCCCATGCTCGACATGCGGCTTTTCGCGCAGTTGCCCTTCGCCTCCGCCTGCCTGGTCGGCTTCATCATGGGCGCGGGCCTCTTCGGCTCGACCTATCTGGTCCCGCTGTTCGTGCAGACGATCCAGGGGTTGACGCCGACACAGGCGGGCCTGCTGCTGATGCCCTCGGGCTTTGTTCTGGTGCTCGTGTTCCCCATCGCCGGACGCATGTCCGATCGCCTCCCATCAGGCTGGCTGATCGGCTCCGGTCTCGCGATCTTCGCCTATTCCTCCTATCTCACGTCGGACATCGACATCAACACGAGCTTTTGGACGCTCGCCTGGCTCACCGTGCTGTCGCGGGTCGGTCTGGGCCTCATTTTCCCGTCGCTGACCGCGAGCTCGCTGAAGGTGCTGCCCGCAAAGCTGGTCGCCCAGGGGTCGGGAGCGATCAATTTCATACGACAGCTCGGCGGTGCCTTCGGCGTCAACCTGCTTGCCGTCTTCCTCGAGCGACGGACCGTGATGCACGCCGACGCGTTCGCCGCGACCCAGACCAGCGACAACACCGCGACAATTTCGCTGCTGAACCAGGTTGCCGGAATGGTCAAGGCGGCCGGCATACCGGATTTCCAACAACTGCCGGCGGCGATGTCCTTTCTCGCGCAAAGCATCGCAATTCAGGCGAATACGGCCGCGTTCCGCGACGGCTTCATTGTTGTGGCGATCGTCTTTTCGATTGCGCTGTTGCCGACATGGCTGCTGTATCGCGCCGAAACGCGTCATAAACTCGACGCGCACAGCGCCCCTGTCGGCGCGACCGACTGA